Proteins encoded by one window of bacterium:
- the icd gene encoding isocitrate dehydrogenase (NADP(+)): MGRSIYHADRCGSLHSPRNLSARLKAPWRTHEVSKNIGRLTAPADGQEITWREGVLEIPERPVIPFIEGDGIGPDIWRATKLVLDRAIAEAYGGSKSIAWMEVFAGEKAKEEYDEWLPQDTIEALKHFRVGIKGPLTTPVGGGFRSLNVTLRQVLDLYACVRPVRHIKGVPSPVKDARLVDMVIFRENTEDVYAGIEWEEGSTGAAKLIEFLRAELGKRVREDSGVGIKPVSATGSKRLVRKALEYSVAQGRTDVTLMHKGNIMKFTEGAFKDWGYEVARTEFEDQTVTEARLWDEFDGELPEGKILVKDRIADAMFQQVLLRPAEYQVIATTNLNGDYLSDALAAQVGGLGMAPGSNEGDGLALFEATHGTAPKYAGQDKVNPGSLILSGVMMLRWLGWGEAADLVESGIAAAIREKRVTYDLARQMKGATKVKTSEFAETIIASF, from the coding sequence GATCGCTGTGGTAGCCTGCATAGCCCGCGCAACTTGAGCGCGCGGCTCAAAGCCCCCTGGAGGACGCACGAGGTGAGCAAGAACATCGGTCGATTGACGGCGCCCGCAGATGGCCAAGAGATTACCTGGCGCGAGGGCGTTCTCGAGATTCCCGAACGGCCTGTCATCCCCTTCATCGAAGGTGACGGCATCGGACCTGACATCTGGCGGGCGACCAAGCTGGTGCTCGATCGAGCGATCGCAGAAGCCTACGGCGGCTCGAAGTCGATTGCCTGGATGGAGGTTTTCGCCGGGGAGAAGGCCAAGGAAGAGTACGACGAGTGGTTGCCTCAGGACACGATCGAAGCGCTCAAGCACTTCAGGGTCGGTATCAAGGGGCCGCTCACGACTCCCGTCGGCGGTGGCTTTCGTAGCTTGAACGTGACCTTGCGGCAGGTCCTGGATCTCTATGCCTGCGTTCGTCCGGTGCGCCACATCAAGGGTGTGCCCTCCCCGGTCAAGGACGCGAGGCTCGTCGATATGGTGATCTTTCGCGAGAACACCGAAGACGTGTACGCAGGTATCGAATGGGAAGAAGGATCGACCGGGGCGGCGAAGCTGATCGAGTTTCTGCGAGCGGAGCTGGGCAAGCGGGTTCGGGAAGACTCGGGCGTCGGCATCAAACCGGTCTCGGCCACAGGCAGCAAACGGCTGGTGCGCAAGGCGCTCGAGTACTCTGTCGCCCAGGGCCGGACCGATGTCACCTTGATGCACAAGGGCAACATCATGAAGTTCACCGAAGGTGCCTTCAAGGACTGGGGCTACGAAGTTGCCAGGACGGAGTTCGAGGATCAAACGGTGACCGAAGCGCGGCTCTGGGACGAGTTCGATGGCGAGCTCCCGGAAGGCAAGATCCTGGTCAAGGACCGGATCGCCGACGCCATGTTCCAGCAGGTGCTGTTGCGGCCCGCCGAGTATCAGGTGATCGCGACCACCAACCTCAACGGAGACTATCTTTCGGATGCGCTCGCAGCCCAGGTCGGTGGGCTGGGAATGGCGCCCGGCAGCAACGAGGGCGACGGCCTAGCCCTCTTCGAGGCGACCCACGGCACCGCGCCGAAGTACGCGGGGCAGGACAAGGTCAACCCGGGTTCCTTGATTCTCAGTGGAGTCATGATGCTCAGGTGGCTCGGCTGGGGCGAGGCCGCGGACCTCGTCGAATCCGGCATTGCTGCGGCGATTCGCGAGAAGCGAGTGACCTACGACTTGGCGCGCCAGATGAAGGGTGCGACCAAGGTCAAGACCTCGGAATTCGCCGAGACGATTATCGCCAGTTTCTAG